The window TCCTCCGCCATCACATCAGCAATGGTGAGCGATCCAGCAGAGTTTATACTGTATCTACCATCCAGGGTGATAGGGTTGGAGTCTTTGAGCCAGCTTATGGTAGGGATGGGCAGACCAGGCTCAGACAAACGCAGTGTCAGTGTAGCAGATGCCTCTAGGTCGACAGTAGTAGTCTTGACAAGAGTAGAATCAATGGTAGGCaggcctgcacacacacacacacagagttaGTAATAGCACACATCAATTAAAGACAAaccggcctgggaccgaggctaataGGATCCTAGACACAATATAGAATCTTTCCCACAAGTCCATCTCATGAATATCATACTGACAGAgctatattataatatatacacatgccATGTTAATCAGGTGTGTCAGGAATGGCTACCCTCTATCCTAATGGAAGGAGATTGTTGGGTCTGCCTGACCTTGTATGGGGAGCAAGCTGGGAAAATGTAACATTAGACTCTGTGgccaaccacacacacgcactgtGAGTTGATAACCACTAAGCACAAACAAGCGGGCACTTTcaacatacaatgtacacaatgaCTATAATTGTTATGTACACTGGACAAACAGTGTGGGCAGGCAGTTCTGAGAAAAGATTTTATTAGTTATGGCAGCAATAGGATGTCTAATATGTAGCACACAACCATCAAAGCCCGTGCACAACTCACTGGCTAGCTGTACTTGGAAGCCGCACTCCACTAGGTCACTGCCCACATCTACCTGGACCTGACAACGATAGTTGGGTACAATGTCAGCGCCCACATTTTGGAAACAGAGTCTGCGTTCGCTGATGATACAGTCGCATTCGTCTGGCTCTTGGCCAGCATTGATTGCAGAGAAGGCACCGTCCAATTCTATACCCCAACGAGCACTCCTGAAACCAAGGGTACAGTTGACACAACCCCCCCCTCCTAGAGCAAACACTGCATTACTGGGGGGAGCCTCTCTCAGCACTgcagtgtgtggagtgtggagtgtggagtgtggagtgtgttTGGTAAATATTATATGAAGCTAAAGTAATGGTGACTTTGATGACTTACATGAACAATTACGAGTGGCAATTTGAGCGCTAGTTCCCGACAATAGGGCTAATAGTAGTAGGAGGCAGTTATATCCAGTGGAACCCATCTCTTGACTCTATgttatgtagctagctatagaagcTTGTGTATGATCTGAGCGATGAGGTCAATAGCGGCCGTGGCTTGGGGTCTCAGTACAGTATTCACAGCTAGGCCCAGACAGTCTCcctcaatacacacacaatagatTCTTCTGTTGGCTCTAAACGTagtaactagctagctatctttGTGCAGCAAACCGACTTTCCACCTTTATTATATTaggctatgaatatcattaacggtCACCACTAGCACACATGACATTCCAATCCAATCCAGTCACCAAACACGCCCATTGCAGTTCACACATGAGACAATAAAGACAATAAAGGTAATAAAAGAGAGGGTACAGTAGAGTACATGATGTTAGTTCACTAGCATACTTGCATTGTTCTGACGTCATCTTCATTGGCTGTGGAAGAgagattataataataattattattgaactCAGATTCTGTGTTGTACAAGAATAAGGGTACTCTCCCTAAGAGCTGTACAAGAATAAGGGTACTCTCCCTAAGAGCACACACTGTTGTACAAGAATAAGGGTACTCTCCCTAAGAGCTGTACAAGAATAAGGGTACTCTCCCTAAGAGCACACACTGTTGTACAAGAATAAGGGAAAGAGCACACGCACAAGAATAAGGGTACTCTCCCTAAGAGCACACACTAGCAATAAGGGTACTCTCCCTAAGAGCACACACTAGCAATAAGGGTACTCTCCCTAGCAATAAGGGTACTCTCCCTAAGAGCACACACTAGCAAACATGTGTAATACATTAGGGGAATAATTTCAGTGGCATAATAAAAGTAGAGGGGCTCACCAGACTGTGATGAATGGATGATCTGAGACAAACACCTCCCAAACTCTATCAGGACATCTCTCTCGGCCTCTACCAAGCTCTCACCACTCTACACAGAGGGGGTACAAtcatgacctctgacctctctATATCATACACTCACAGCCACAGCATGACTAGCCTCCTCCAACAGACACAGTGTGGTTGCCTTGGTAACCTCCTCATTAACAAACGAGAATGGTAGCCTGTACATACCACAACAGGGGTCAAAGGTAAGTCAGTACACACTACAACGGGTGGACTGACCTTTGTCCATCCAGAGAGAATGGCTTGACAGAGCTCAGCTCTAACTGATCCAGGAACAGACTATTAGCTGCTGCCTGTTGTGTGCGCATGTCTAATGTATATATAAGGAAAGAATGTTGATAATGACGTGGTGTAGATACCTGCAGCATCTGCCAAGTGCATGAGAGTCTTGTCTGTACATTCTGGCAAGTTCTTACAGCCCACACAGCGACAGTTTGCAGAGCATGGGATCTTAGCCTCATAACACTCACAATAGTTCTTGAGACACCACGAACGCTTGCAGTTACAACCTGTGCATGCCACATGGTGGGAAGTGTAACACTAGATCAGGAAGCTAAGTCACTACCTTTGATGTGTCTTCTCTCATCACCCTAATAATGAGTGGGGATATtatcacacatacacacaaaccacGGAGCTTACAGTTCTATTCTGGCCCACTTTAGGTTTGAAGGCGTTTGGATTTCTGTCTAGACACACCTGCACAAGAGAGGAAGGTTAGCTCATCCGGTACACTTGATTCCAGGAAAAGCTTAGACTCTAACCaaccacaccccacacacccctcacaccccacacacccctcacacctcaaacacacacacactctatcAACCACACCTTGATAGCTTTGGCACGATCATCACCGAAGCCTATGTTATTCTTGCAGTTGAGACAATTACAAGAATCACGACAAAATTCTCCATTAGCAAAGCAATCACAATACCTGTGTACACGGTTAACAGGTGGGACAATGTAACATGACTTACAATTTTAAACACTGTGAGTTCTTGCAGTTACAAGGCTTCCTGGGTTTGTTAGTTGTGATGGTTGttctgtgtgtgggtggtgtgggcgtgtggggGTGTGAGGCTTGTGGTGGGATTGTCAGAGGAGCCACCACCTTGTGCGAGGTCTGCATAAAGTGTCAGGTAATTGTCAGGGTTCAGAGTTCACTACCTACTCACCATGAGAGTGGGTGCTTTAGAGTGTCTTATCACTTTAGGTATCAGAGTAGGCTGTTGATGagcgacctttgacctctccaCAGACTGTACAGAAATAGTTATATATGTATAGGAGGGCATatagaggacagtgactgacTTGAGCTGCTCTCTGTTGTTGCTGTACTTGAATAGACTTCATGCTAGCTAGGATCATCTGAGGAGTTAGTCTCGGGAGTTGACTTGCTAGTTGAACAAACTCtgcacacattacacacattacacacattacacacacacacacacacacacacacacactattggtggagtgggtgggacGTACGGGCAGGGATGGACTTTGACCCTTGGGTAAGAGGTTTGGCCACGACCATACGAGGGtggtgctgagtcagcaagaCTTGAGgagattgctgagtcagcggTATCTGAGGTGATCTATTGATCTCAGCACCCACAGTCACCATCTGAACACgagcacacactcacaagTAGAacacctcacacctcacacacagcgTACATACATACCTGTCCTATTGGAGGTGTGTCAGTGTGTCTCATAGCATCAGAGGAAGGTGGGGGCACGGACCAGATGGGAGAGGAGCGCACTGTACTGCCAGTCCCTACAGCACTAGTATACACTGTACTGCCACTCGAGGACTCTGACACACCACTCATAGTCAACCTGTGTAGTATATTACTGTAACATTTgccaccccccacccccccctccacacacacacacagcacactcACCTATAGAGCTTACACAGGTGGCCAGTAGTTAGGGCCGGCCAGGGCTAGGAGGGAGACCAGAGTTGGGGCCGGGGGGGGGGAGACGTGTACTAGTATACTGTTGATGCACTTGTTCTAGAAAATGGTAGTGAAGAAGAGGTGTGGCCTGCAACACCAACAGGGGCGTGAGTAGGTGCGCATTATTTACAACTCTCAGTACATGTAAACAAAAGGTAATCATCAGCACAGCACAGCACAGTGGCAGTGAACAACTATAGAGACAAGATCGTGTATTGTGGAGATGCCTTTGTTTGCAAAGAAGCCTGATCCAAAGGAACAGGTATGTAACTAGTGTGTCACGTGATCTGACCACCCCCTGTGTAGGTAAGGGAGTGGCGTTCAAAGCTGCGGAAGGAACAGCGTGGACTAGACCGACAGATACGAAGTAAGCGTGGGAGTATTGATTATATACTGGTGCTGGTACTAACCATGTCTTTCAGGTATCCAGACTGAGGAGGGTAAGGTCAAGAAGTCCATTAAGGATGCAGCTAAGAAGGGCCACACTGATGTAGCCAAGATACTCGCTAAAGAGCTTATCCAATCTCGCAAGGCAGTCAGTAAAATATACGCATCTAAAGCTCAGATGAACTCAGTTGTGATGAGCATGCAGCAACAgctctgtgagtgtgtgtacatagccTCGTGTTAGACACCACCATCTTGTTCTCTCCTCCAGCTATGCTAAGAATGTCTGGATCCATTCAGAAGAGCACAGAGGTAATGGCTGCCATGAGGAATCTCATCAAGCTACCTGAGATCCAGGCCACCATGATGGAACTAAGTAGAGAGATGAGCAAAGCAGGTCTCATGGAAGAGATGATGGAGGACACTTTTGAAGGGCTTGAAGACGATGATCTCGAGGAAGAGGCTGACAAAGAGGTGGATAAGATCCTCTGGGAAGTCAccaatggtgtgtgtgtgtgtgtgtgtggtctttccctgtgtgtgtgtgatgcttGTGTTATGTGTACAGGTCAACTTGGAGTCCTTGGTCCAGTGAGCAGTAAGGCACCTGACCAACCAGAGGTAAGCCATGCACACAGCCTACACTACCTCCCCcctcccaacacacacactacctcccccctcccacacacacacacacacacacacacacacacacacacacacactacctcccacacactgcacccccaacacacacacacactacctcccccctcccacacactgccccccccccaacacacacactacctcccccctcccacacactgcatccccaacacacacacacacacactactccccccctcccacacactacccccccccccccacacacacacacacacactacctccccccttgcacatgcacacaggctGTTCCAGAGGCAGCCATGGACTCGGATGAGGAAGGGGAAGATCTCCAGGAGAGACTGTCAGCACTAAGATCTTAATAACTATCAACATTTTTAATGTAGTACATGTTATTCCTGTccctgtaattatatataattattgtgtgtttgtgtcatTAACTGCACATGAGATTTTATATAACTTGTGTGATTGCACGTGTCAAAATAAAGACATCCATATATAAGTACAAACATACGACGTGTACAATGCATGAAGGGACAATACTTGTGAACAGTTAGAGAAACTAATTAATAAAGTCTTTAAAAAGTGCTGGCTGAGAGACATGATCGTGTGGGGTCAACAGGAACACTTGTCCCTCTTGGGCGTGGGGTTTTCCAATCTTAGGGCAGTCCCAGTCCCCCCAGCTCCAGTGTCTATACAGTAGGGGGAGAATGAGGGtcatgaacacacacacacacaaacacagtccCCCCAGCTCCAGTGTCTATACAGTAGGGGGtactgtgaacacacacacacacacacacacacacacacacagtccccCCAGCTCCAGTGTCTATACAGTAGGGGGtactgtgaacacacacacactacgtGTAACTGTACCTGGTCTGTTGGAAGCCTTACTGCGAGAGTTTTGAATGAAATCATCAGCAATGTTGAGGAACAGAGATTCTGCAGACACAGCACAATGAGTGAATGGCACCCACCCAGAACTAGTGCACTGCTTACCAATGTTATAGCCAGTCTTGGCTGAAGTCTCTGCATACTTGGCTTGTAtctctgcatgtacacaaccatatcaccatacacacacacacacacccaacataccatcacacacccacacacacacacacacacacacccacacacacacccaacatgccatcaccacacacacacacacacacacacacacacacacacacacacacacacacacacacacacacacacacacacacacacacacacacacacacacacacacacacaccatcaccacacacacacacacacacacacacacacacacacacacacacacacacacacacacacacacacacacacacacacacacacacacacacacacacacacacacacacacacacacacacacacacacacacacacacacacccaacaTACCATCACCATAATCTTTAATAGTTGCAGAGTCTATCTTGCGCAACTTCTTGTTCTCTTCCACAAGGTCATATTTAGTACCACACAAGTACACCACACACTCCTGCAGTGTACAATGGTGGAGGCCAGAACACACTACTACTAGCTTACCTCTTCTGTCTGCTTTAGTTCATTCACCCAGAACTTGGCACGATCAAAACTTGCAGAATCTGTCAAGTCTGTACACAAGTACAGTCATCACACGTACCTATTAATACAGACTCACCAAAGCACACAATGGCGGCCTTGGCACCTCTATAATATATCCTGCTCATTGACTCATAGCGCTCAGATCCAGCAGTATCCTGATGGTACAATAGTGAGGGCTAGGTTATACATCACTAGCCAGTACTCACCCATATACCCAGTGTGACTGACTCCCCCTGCACAGATACCTTCTTAGCTCCAAACGCTGCTCCTATAGTCTGGAGGGATATACAGTCAGGGATATACAGTCAGGGATATACAGTCAGTGTGTATGTATTCTACAAGGTAGCTCAACGCAGGGGGGCACACCCAATGACTAGACTAGCTGAGGGCAGATTACTCACGCTTTGATAAGGGGCGTTCGAGTTGAACTTGCCGTGGATGTAGCGCTCCACGAGACTTGTCTTGCCGCCGTACTCCTTCCCTAAGAGCACAACCTTGAGGTCCACTTTGCCAGCCATAGtatctgtacatgcagtgcagtgaGTAGGTAAGGAGTGGGTCTAGCTGTCTCCAATACAACGAGCTCACCTTAGTAAAACTGAGATATTAAACTTTGACCCCAGAACAAGTCCAGAGATGGGCGTATCATATCCCTCAatggccacgcccatcttcaTGCAATCATAGGGAAGATGTCTTGGTTGCTGACTTGGTGTAGGGGCTCTCCTGGGAGACTGCACTCACTGTAAGTATCTCCCTGCACTGTGTACCTAACCCACCTCTCTCTTCAGACGATACACTGCTACTCACTGTCTTCAATGGAGCTCAGGTACTATAAAGCTAGCTAGAGGTAGTAACTGACTCTGTTTGTATCATGCAGCCTCACAATCTACCAATACTGATCAGTTCAATCGAATTTCATCCTGGCTACACGCCCCCACATGctccacacccctcacacattGGCTAAacgcccccacacactccacacgaTGGCTACACGCCTCCACACACTCTCTCGATAAGAAAGCCACAGTTGAGAAAGCGGTGGAGACAGTTAAAGAGAACAAGAGGAAAGTGTTGAGCTCTGAACCCAGTGGTCCTCCTCAGATCAAGCCTTCATTAGTCAAGCGTGTGAAGGATGTGGCCTTGCACTATTATCATGGCTTCAGACTATTAGCCCTGGACTTGAGGGTGGCAGTTAGACTCCTCATGAAGACAATGCGTGGTCACTCACTCACTCGTAGGGAACAGAAGCAGGTGAGCTACACTACCTCACTATATATTAACCTGCCACACTTGCTGGTGTACAGTTTCGGCGAACAGTGGGTGATATATTTCGTGTTGTACCGTTCTCTGTGTTTGTCGTCATCCCCTTCATGGAGTTCCTGCTGCCAGTGTATGTGTGGTTGTTCCCCAATGCTCTGCCCTCTACCTTCCAAAGCACCTCCTCTAAGGTATCCCCACGCTGTTCAgcagtggtggttggtactaaccacctctagacacaATAACCATCTCTTAGGCTAGTTTACCAGGCAAATTGTGTGCTAAatgagattgaggattgaaatAGTCACCATTTGAATAATTCTCTGCGCATGACTACTCTCTCATACCTCACATGACTACTCTCTCATACCTCACATGACTACTCTCATACCTCACATGACTACTCTCTCATACCTCCCCTTCACAGGAAAAACGCAAGAAATCTGAGCTGAAGGTCAAGTTGACAATGGCAAGATTCCTCCAGAGCACGATTGAAGAGATGGCAGTCACTGGACGAACCAAAGGACGCAGCGAATCAGTGCAAGAGTTTGCTAAGTTCTTTGAGAAGGTACCACACTCGTTAGtgtacacaccctcacaatgCACACTCCTCaaacccacacaccctcacagataACGGGTAGTGGGGAGCAGGCAAGTACTGAAGAGATACTCAAGTTCTCTAAACTGTTTGAGGATGAGCTGACACTGGACAACCTTTCACAACCACAGCTCAAGGCACTCTGCAAGTCAGTACTGCAGTCTGCAGCTTAGTGGTACTACTACTCTGTTACTGCAGGTTGCTACTACTCCAACCCATTGGCTCCAGTAATTTCCTGCGTTTCCAGTTGCGTATGAAGCTTCGACAGTTGCGCGCTGATGATCAGATGATAGACAATGAAGGAGTGTCCTCTCTCACTGTCAAGGAACTCCAGGGAGCTAGTCAAGCACGAGGTATGAGGGCTCTTGGTATGCCAGAGGAAAGACTCAAGTCTCAACTACAGcaggtgtgtgtatatagattGGTATACATCAACTTGACAAAAGCAAAGGCTACTATAGCCTTGCGTTATTTTTTAGAATTCAGCCGTTTTGGTCTATCTTGGGTGCCCGTAATTTGTGTTTAGGTTGTCCAATTTTAATGCATTCAataattacctttccaatgatCTTAACCCCCTCTCTCTCCAGTGGCTTGAGTTGCACCTCCATCAGCAGATCCCAGCCTCTCTCCTCCTTCTCTCCAGAGCACTCTACATACCTGAGGATGTGCCCACTGCTCTCAAGACCACACTCTCTTCTCTACCAGAATCCATTGTTGAAGAGACTGAAGTGCTAGTGGCTGACACACTGGGAGAGATTGTGGATAACAAGGTCCGTCTGGAGGTGTTGAGACAACAAGAGGAGCTCATTAAAGAAGAGGCTGCAGAGATGGACAGAGAGGTGAGAACTAAGTGCACTGTATTTGCGTCCTCATAATGTTGTCATCATGTACCATtgttaggccactccaagtgacactctggtttctggtcctgaagtttctctaattgcatgcgggcgggcggcttttctcattatgtcattattgatttcaccttatgaatctcaaatgaatatcattatcacgctattttgtaccacatggaccattctgcacatgcgtagtagaaataatgagtaGAATCCAAGAATA of the Halichondria panicea chromosome 2, odHalPani1.1, whole genome shotgun sequence genome contains:
- the LOC135331506 gene encoding protein lin-54 homolog, giving the protein MSGVSESSSGSTVYTSAVGTGSTVRSSPIWSVPPPSSDAMRHTDTPPIGQMVTVGAEINRSPQIPLTQQSPQVLLTQHHPRMVVAKPLTQGSKSIPAQFVQLASQLPRLTPQMILASMKSIQVQQQQRAAQSVERSKVAHQQPTLIPKVIRHSKAPTLMTSHKVVAPLTIPPQASHPHTPTPPTHRTTITTNKPRKPCNCKNSQCLKLYCDCFANGEFCRDSCNCLNCKNNIGFGDDRAKAIKVCLDRNPNAFKPKVGQNRTGDERRHIKGCNCKRSWCLKNYCECYEAKIPCSANCRCVGCKNLPECTDKTLMHLADAADMRTQQAAANSLFLDQLELSSVKPFSLDGQRLPFSFVNEEVTKATTLCLLEEASHAVASGESLVEAERDVLIEFGRCLSQIIHSSQSANEDDVRTMQVC
- the LOC135331510 gene encoding charged multivesicular body protein 3-like, whose translation is MPLFAKKPDPKEQVREWRSKLRKEQRGLDRQIRSIQTEEGKVKKSIKDAAKKGHTDVAKILAKELIQSRKAVSKIYASKAQMNSVVMSMQQQLSMLRMSGSIQKSTEVMAAMRNLIKLPEIQATMMELSREMSKAGLMEEMMEDTFEGLEDDDLEEEADKEVDKILWEVTNGQLGVLGPVSSKAPDQPEAVPEAAMDSDEEGEDLQERLSALRS
- the LOC135331511 gene encoding ras-related protein Rab-24-like, with protein sequence MAGKVDLKVVLLGKEYGGKTSLVERYIHGKFNSNAPYQSTIGAAFGAKKVSVQGESVTLGIWDTAGSERYESMSRIYYRGAKAAIVCFDLTDSASFDRAKFWVNELKQTEEECVVYLCGTKYDLVEENKKLRKIDSATIKDYGDEIQAKYAETSAKTGYNIESLFLNIADDFIQNSRSKASNRPDTGAGGTGTALRLENPTPKRDKCSC
- the LOC135331504 gene encoding mitochondrial proton/calcium exchanger protein-like is translated as MSWLLTWCRGSPGRLHSLRYTATHCLQWSSASQSTNTDQFNRISSWLHAPTCSTPLTHWLNAPTHSTRWLHASTHSLDKKATVEKAVETVKENKRKVLSSEPSGPPQIKPSLVKRVKDVALHYYHGFRLLALDLRVAVRLLMKTMRGHSLTRREQKQFRRTVGDIFRVVPFSVFVVIPFMEFLLPVYVWLFPNALPSTFQSTSSKEKRKKSELKVKLTMARFLQSTIEEMAVTGRTKGRSESVQEFAKFFEKITGSGEQASTEEILKFSKLFEDELTLDNLSQPQLKALCKLLLLQPIGSSNFLRFQLRMKLRQLRADDQMIDNEGVSSLTVKELQGASQARGMRALGMPEERLKSQLQQWLELHLHQQIPASLLLLSRALYIPEDVPTALKTTLSSLPESIVEETEVLVADTLGEIVDNKVRLEVLRQQEELIKEEAAEMDREKVEAEAADVTRRATEEIVDHAPSLTTPTPIDEGISAEELRNISAAVSSLKGERALAEEKAELEELKEEREEYVEDVADLAVEAADEVVESKGSVRLGKRVEAMLREIDTTVTQLEGVDETQLNQLQQQRSDVISCSQLEDALAALKEISGDAKVKRIVAVLDTDSDGAIHLSEIAEVIESLALEDTGIQAEHIAQIKELIQKEDIIQSRATK